A window of Candidatus Zixiibacteriota bacterium genomic DNA:
CGCTTCGATCTCTCCGTCTCAATGGACTGGGTCAGCGCCGGTGTCATTGATGTCGGTTATGTTCTTACCAATCGGGAAATAATCAATACCAAGCCGACCACGCCTGAAACTCCCACCGGGATAGCGCAAGGCGCCATAAATAAACCATACAGTTTCAAGACAGTTGGCGACGACCCCGATGGGGACCGTCTGGAGTACCGCTTTTACTGGCAGTCGGGCGACACCTCGGGCTGGTATGGAATGCATAATCCCCTGGACACCTGCACGGCGTCGCACTCCTGGGGTGCTACCGGCATTCAGTATGTAGCGGTGCAGTCACGTGACGAATATGGCATGCTCAGCAACTGGTCATCCACCAAGCAGGTTCAAATTTTTCCATATGTTGCCGGTGACGCCAACGGGAACGGGACGGTCAATATTCTCGATGCCACCTCCATCATTTCATATCTTTATAAGCAGGGTCCTGCGCCCAATCCGCTGGAAGCGGGAAACGCTAACGGAGTCGGTGTCATTAATATTCTGGATGCCACCTACCTGATAAGTTATCTTTACAAAAGCGGTATGCCGCCGGTTTATTTGTAAGCCGAATTTTGAGATATAAAAAGGGGAGCATCGATTTCCGATGCTCCCCTTTTCTTATTAACCCAGAGGGAGGCGATATGGAGGCAGGCTATCTCCGTTTATCCCCGCTCTTTTGCCTTCCCTTTCGATTTTTCCTTTTGCTTGTCGGAGGAGTCTTTTCCCTTATTCTTCTCCTTCTTGTTCCCTTCGCTCTTGGCTTTCTTGATTTCCTTATGAATGGCGACAAAATTCTTGCCTTCGCCGCGCCATTTGATTACCTGCTCCGGCGATAGTTTGTAATATTCCGACGCCAGACGAAGGTTGACCAGATTGATTATATCGACGTCATTGAGAACGATGGTTCCCCAGCGCGACTTCTCCCGATTGCGGAAATGCCCCAGTGCCCGGCCATAGGGCGGGCCCGGGTCTTCCTTAACCTTTACATAATAAATTTCCGGACTCAGCTTGAAATGCAATGTTATATCCATCCAGGGTCGACCGAGAAGGCGCATGTCGATAATTATTGAGGGATGAACATCGGCTTTTCGGGCGATATAGAAGATAACCGGGAGCTCCTCGTCGGGAATTCTTTTCTCTCGCGCCGCTATAATCTCTTTGTCCGGCACACGGTAATGGTCACCAACCGCAAGATAGAAGCTCTTTAATCCGTCATCATCGGCCGTTATGCCGAAGCTGACATCGGCGTTTATACCAGATGACAATAAGGGAATCAGCACCAGGTTAAAAAGGGCGGAAACGAATAATCTGCGCATCTCTTGCTCCTTATAGTAGAACGAATTTTGCAGAACCGGCGACTTCGATATTGGTCTTAAAGGTCACTGTCATATATATTATATCGGTATCGTTCGACCTCGATTGGAGGAAAATATGAAGATTCTTAATAAATTGTAACTCATTGTAATTGGAGAAGTTATGGAAAAATCCGGGACTATTTCCTGGGATGATTTTGCCCGCTTGGAACTGCGCGCCGGCACCGTGGTGCGGGTGGAGGACTTTCCCCAGGCGCACAAACCGGCATACAAACTCTGGGTCGATTTGGGCGACCTGGGAATCCGCCAATCAAGCGCTCAACTGACAAAACTGTATAAAAAGGAAGACCTGATAGGACGTCAGGTAATAGCCGTTACCAACTTTGCCCCGAAGAACATTGCCGGCTTCAAATCAGAACTGCTGGTGACCGGATTTGTCTTTGACAATGGCGATGTGGTCCTGGCACAGCCGGAGAGAAAGGTTCCCAACGGGAGTCTTCTGGCTTAGGCGCGGCGGTCGACCGAATCCTCATTTTTTAAGCAAGACTTTCCGATATATCAGATATTGCGGCTAACTGCGCTCATTTCTGATTAGACGGGGCTTAGAAGAGGAGACGAGATTGTGGCGTTCGTCAAATGGGTAAAGGATTTCAGCATCGAGGTCGTCGGTATCGACAATCAGCACAAGCGAATGGTCAGCATGATCAACCGGTTACACAAGTCAATCCCGGCCGGGGCAGTGGATTCGGAAATTGACCTGGTATTGAAATCGCTGGTCGATTATACGCAATACCATTTTGCCGCTGAAGAAGAGTTGATGCAAGAGATACAGTTTCCGGATTATCAGCGGCATCGGCGATTGCATCTTGACCTGACGGCGCAGGTGACCGACATGATGGTCACCCTTAAGCATGGAAAAGAGCTGACGGTATTTGAGCTGATTACATTCTTGAAGAGATGGTTAGTAGAGCATATAATCAAAGAAGACCGAAAGATTGGCGATGCCATCGCTGCCAGAGTCGGGAATGCTTAGTAGTCGAATCAAATGAGATAGCTCTTGCCCTGGCCGATTGCGCTTCGACTGGCCGTCTTACCTTATCAGGCAATTTCCTTTTCGACTTCCACCGTGGAATCGGTCGGGTCGATAGCGATTTTGAATCCCCTTTTTTCGAAAACCGAAATCATGGGGCGATTGTCGGCGGTGGTCTGCGCCACGATTTTTTTGAGCTTCCACTTGCGGGCGACATCCATGCAGTAATCGGTCAGCATACTCCCCAACTCTTTTTTCTGCCAGGCATCGGCGATTAGAACCGCATATTCGACCGTCTCATGCTCGGGGTCGGCAATCAGGCGCCCCACTCCCAGAAGTTTCCGTTCCCCTTTCTCTTCAGTCTCGGCGACAATCGCGATTTCGCGGTCATAATCGATATAGCAGAAGCGGGTGGCGACTTCATGCGAATTCCAATGGAATGAATAGCGGAATCGGGAATAAATGGTTTCTTTGGAGCAGGAGGCAAGAAGCGCCATCCAGAGCGGCTCATCTTCCGGTTTAATAGGTCTGAATGTCACTTCCGTGCCGTCTTTTAAATTGATTTTTTTCAGATATTTTTCAGGGTAAGGACGAAGAGCCAAATGGGAATATGGTTCAATCTCCTTTCCGAATATCTCCAGGTCTATAACCACGCGGGCATCCAGGGCGATTATTTCCTGGGGTGAGGCCATAAGCGGGTTTATATCCAGCTCTTTTATTTCCGGATAGTCGGCGGCAAGGTACGATAGGCGAACCAGTACTTCTACCAGTTCATCGATATTGACTGCCGGCCGTCCCCGATAACCATTCAGCAAGGGCCATATCTTGAGCGACTCGAGCATCCGCCGCGCCAGACGTTCATTGAGAGGCGGGAATCCGAGACTCTTGTCTCCCAGAAGTTCGGCGGTTATACCGCCCATTCCGACCAGCATAACGGTTCCAAAGACCGGGTCTTTCTTAATGCCGGCGATTAACTCGACCGAGTCGCGAATGTCAATCATAGGCTGAACTGTTACGCCTTCAATGCGCGCTTGAGGCCTCTGGCTTTTGGCCGCAGCAACAATCTTCTCGAAAGCGGCGCGGACCATCACCTCATCATCGAGATTGAGCGCCACTCCGCCGACATCAGTTTTATGGGTAATATCCGGAGAGAAAATTTTGAGAACCACCGGGTAGCCGATTTTATTGGCAATCCGCACCGCGTCATCGGATGTCGCCGCCGGCAGGGGTCGAGTCGTGGCAATGCCGTAAGATTCCAGTAGCGATTTGGAGACTTCTTCAGACAAGATTTCATTTCTTCCAAAATGCTTGGCGACAAAAGCCTCCCGATTCTTTTCCCGGTCGGCAAGAAACTGAATGTTGATATCCCGGGGAGTTTCATACAGAATTTCCAGATTCCGGCCATATTCGACCAGCGTCATGAATGCCCGTACCGCCTGCTCCGGGGTTTGATAGGTAGGCACGCCGCTATCGATAAGAATCTGAATTCCCTCCCGCATCGAGCCGCCCCCCAACCATGCCGCCAGAATCGGTTTTTTAGATTCCATCGCCAGTTTTCCGACCACTCTGGCCGTGGCGGCAGGATTGGTCATCGCCTGCGGAGTCAGAATAACCAGCGCGGCATCGACCCCGAAATCATCCAGCATAATCTGCATTGCCTTCTCAATCCGTTTGGAGTTGGTGTCTCCCAGGACATCGACCGGGTTTCGATGTGACCAGGCCGCCGGGAGCGTCTCGTTCAGTCTGGCAATGGTCTCATCCGCAAGAACTGCCAGACTTCCCTTCTCCTGAATCAAGGCATCAGTCGCCATCACCCCCGGTCCGCCGGCGTTGGTGATAATTCCCAATCTTGAGCCGCGAGCGACTTTGTTGCGACCCAGAAGTTCGGCGCAGTCGAAGATCTCCCCGATATCATAGACCCTTGTTACTCCGACCCGCTGAAAGGCGGCGTCAAAGACAGCATCTTCCGATGCCATCGCTCCGGTGTGGGAGGCGGCGACCTGCGCCGATTCCGGGAATCGTCCCGCCTTATACGCCAGTATCGGTTTGGTTCGGGCGAAAGCGCGCGCCGCCGTCATAAAGCGTCGCGCAAAACTTATCGACTCGATATAAAGAATTATCGCCTTGGTGTTGATATCCTCGCCGAAATAGTCAATCAGGTCGCCGAAGCCGACATCGAGGGTATTCCCGATAGAGATAAAATGAGAAAATCCGATTTTTCCTTCAATCGCCCAATCGAGAACCGACGTGCACAGCGCGCCCGATTGCGAAATAAAGGCGACATTTCCGGCTCTGGGCATACCGGAAGCAAAACTGACATTCAATTTCAGGCCGGGGACAATAAAGCCGAGGCAATTGGGACCGATAATCCGCATACCGTCAAACTTAGCCGCTTCCCGGCTGACCTGCTCTTCCAGCGCCCGCCCGACAGGACCGGTCTCCTTGAATCCCGCGGACATAATAATCACTCCCCGAATTCCGGCTTGGCCCGCTTCTCTAACCGCCTGAGGGACCTCTTCTGCCGGAGTGCAGATTACCGCCAGGTCGGGGACTTTAGGGAGCGATTTAACGTTCGGGTAGCATTGAATTCCCAGCACCGCTTCGCTTTCGGGATTGACCGGATAAACGACTCCGCGAAATCCGCCGCCTACCAGGTTGCTCAGAACTTTTCCCCCGACGCTGTTGGGATTGATGGTGACGCCGAGCAGGGCAATGCGCCTGGGGTTGAAGATGCGGTCGAGGCTGTTTATTCGTTCTGCCATAATTGTCACTCTCCAGAAACTCTGAACAGCAATGTAATTAAAATGCGGTCCTTAAGCAAATGGCGGCAACTACGCTGCCGAGTGCGCTGAAATGAAAGTGACTTCCAGCTGATTGTTTCTTCCAGGAGCAGTTCAAAAGGCAGATCGAAAAATTCCCAATTATTTTCCCTTCAAGCCGGTCTTTCGTGTATAGGTCAATAGCCCCCCCAGCTTAAGCAGTTCTTTTTGACGGGCGGTGAGATTCACCTTTGCCTTAAAACTGAATCCCTTTGATTTGTTGGTGATGGTGAAGTTCATTCTGTCCACGGAGTCAAGGCAATCAGAAATTTCCAGAATATCTCCCTGGCTCAAACGGTCATAATCTTTCTTGTCTTCGAACAGTAACGGCAGTAAGCCGAAATTGATGAGGTTGGAGTGATGAATCCGCGCGAATGATTTGGCAATCACTCCCTTGATTCCGAGATACATCGGCGCCAGGGCGGCATGCTCGCGCGAGGAGCCCTGCCCGTAGTTCTCACCCCCGACAATGAACCCGCCGTTTTTCTCTCTGGCGCGGGCGCTGAAGGTCGGGTCGAGCCGATAAAAAACGAACTCGCTGATTTTCGGGATATTGGAACGGAACGCCAGAATCTCGGCCGAGGCCGGCATGATATGGTCGGTACTGATATCATCTTCAACTTTTATCAGTATCTCGCCGCTGATTTGGTCCTGAAGAATATCTTTGGGAGCAGCCGGTACAATATTGGGCCCTCTGCGGATTTCCAATCTGGCGGCTTCATCCACCGACGCCGGCGGCACCAGATTGGGATTATCCTGATTAATACGTGACGGCAACTCCGACTCCGGCGCTTTCAGATTCATCGTCCTCGGGTCGGTTATGACACCGGCGATAGCGGTTGCGGCCGCCGTTTCGGGGCTGACCAGATAGACCTGGTCATCTTTCAGGCCGCTTCTTCCGCGGAAATTTCGATTTATCGCCCGCACCGAATTTGTGCCGGGCGCCGGGACATGGCCGGTCCCGATACAGGCGCCGCAGGTCGGCTCGGCGACATTGACCCCGGCTTTGAGCAGGTCGGTCAGAAATCCTTCTTCCGCCAGAAGTTCCAGCGCCATCCGGCTTGCCGGATGTATGATAAAATTGACCTCAGGATGAACCTGCTTTCCTTTCATTATCTTCGCCACCGCCTTCAGGTCGGCATAAGCGCCATTGGTGCAACTCCCGACAATCACCTGCTCCACTTTGGTGCCCGCAACGTCACTGACCGGCACAACTTTGTCGGGAAGCGAGGGAAGCGCCACCAGCGGCTCGATACGGGAGAGGTCCAGCTCCATCCGGTCATCATACTGAGCATCTTTGTCCGAAAGCATCTCTCTCCAATCCCCGGGACGCCCGATACGGGCAAAGAAATCGCGGGTGATTTCGTCACTGGGGAAAAGGCTGGTCGTGGCGCCTAATTCTGTTCCCATATTGGTGATGGTAACTCTCTGCTGGGCGTTGAGGGTTTTGACTCCGGGACCGGAAAATTCATAAATATTCCCCAATCCTCCGCGAATGGTGATTCTTCGAAGCATCTCCAGTATAACATCTTTAGCGCTTGACCAGGGTTTGAGTTCTCCGGTCAAGTAGATGTTGACAATTCTGGGCATGACAAAATTGTACGCCCCGCCCCCCATGGCGACGGCAACATCAAGCCCCCCCGCGCCGATAGCAATCATCCCGACTCCGCCGCAGTGCGGGGTATGGCTGTCGGCCCCGACCGCCGTTTCCCCCGGAACCGCGAAATGCTCCAGATGAATCTGATGGCCTATGCCGTTCGCCGCTTTGGAATACCAGACGCCGAATTTCTTAGCCGCCGACTGCAGATAGAGATGGTCTTCCATATTCTCCGGCTTGACCTGAAGAACATTGTGGTCGGCGTAGCAGACCGCCAAACGGGCCCCAATACGGTCGATTCCGATCGCCTCAAAATGGAGAAATACCTGCGTACCGGTAATATCCTGCACCAGCACCTGGTCGATTTTGATACCTATTTCCGACCCGGGTTTCATTTCACCGGAGACCAGATGCGACTCGATTATTTTATGCGCCAATGACTTGCCCATACAATCCTCTGAAATCAATTCACTGCAATATTATATCGTAGTTACAGTTTTACGCATCCAGGTACTTCAGGATTGAAAATTATATTCTGACAATTGCGTTATTATAGGTCTGAATCGTGACGACTCGATGACCTTTATTCAACAACCTCAAGCTCTACCTCAAGAGTATCATCTTCTTGGTCAGACTGAATTCATCTGATGAGAGACGATAGAAATAGATTCCAGAAGGAAGAGGCTTTCCCAGATAATCATGGGCATTCCAACTGACACGATTTACGCCGCGCGCCGGTATCCCTTCAAATGGTGCCGCCACTTTCTGTCCGAGAAGATTATATATCGCCAGTTCTAAATATCCGGGACGGACAATAGAAAATTCAATGACTGTCTCGGCGTTGAAAGGATTGGGATGATTTTGCTCCAGGATGAACGCTTCGGGAAGGGGGTGCGATATGTCCGGAATATCGCTGTGCAGTGAATCGGGAAGATTCAGGATGTAGCGCAGATCTGTGAGGGAACTGAGACGGTCGCTCCCTTGTCCGATACCCAGTTTCACCAGCACATACTGGCTGTCGCCGGCGGGGAAATCGATAGGCCCAAAGGTTCCAACAAAATGGGGATTCCCGGCGATAGTCTGCAAATCGCCGGTCCCGGTGACCGGGTCGCCGGGGTAACTGAATTTGGTCCCGTTGGCTAAAGGCAACCCATTCCGTCGCAAACCCCTCATCAGGTTATAACTCTCCTCGGCGCTCTGCGGGTCATCGCCATTGGGATAACTGATAAAAGAACTGAACGCAAGATTCTTGAATCCCGGCAGTCTGGCTCCAAAGAAATAGGCGGTATCGTCCATTGAACTAATAATCGGTCCATACAGCATCTTCACTCCGATTGCCGGAGGCGCGCTGCCATAGACAGCATCGCTGTTGGTAGCGTTATAAGAAAAGATGATGCCGGAGAGGGTGTCGCATCCAGTCAGGTCGTCCTGAGTTCCTCCGATATCCGGGTCGAGAAATATGGAAAGATAGAAATCGGAGATATTCTCGGTTGACCTGTTGAAGAGACGATATTCCAAGTAAATGATTCTTGAGCGCGAGGTTGACTCTGACGCCCAGGTCAACTGACGCACTTCTATCCCCAGCGGGGCGCTGGAGCCGGCGGTAAGATTATGCGTAGAGGGATTGGCATCATTGTAAACGGAGAACAGGGTCTGATTGCCCAGAAGCAGCGGATTGCTGCTTCCATCGACCGGCGCCCCCTGTGACAGAGGCCACTCCAGGTAATCGGTATTTGGGTTGCTCTGCATGCTGTCGGAGTACAGCTTGTAAACGCGAAAGGCGGTTACAGTGTCGGCGTCGGAGATATATGTGTTTCCCTCCATCGGACCGGGCCAGAATTCCGTGCCGAATTCAGCAACCGCGACGCGCGTTTCTCCCGAGACTTTTCCCCCCAGCCAGAGACCACCCGAAAATAGCGGAGATTTTATTTCGGTTCCGTTTTCAATTTGAGCGATACTGAAATAAGGATAAAATGTCCCATAGTCATATCCAAAATGCCCCGAAATATCTCGTCCGAACAGCCCCCGGTTAGTGATGAACATCAAGATGGAATTGGCATTGATGAAACTCTCATTGTCAACCAGCCTCGGTTTCAAGTTGGATGGGAGATTTCCCCCCGAAGCAGCTGAAAAAAAAGCCACGATTAACAAACAAACGGCGATTACATTAACTATTGATTTCATAATCTACTTCCTCCTCTATAATAGAAGTTTGACGCAGTTTCAGCCGTAATGTTCAACTGAACTTATATCTGCTGATTAAAAGCATCCCGGCAACAAGAATTTTGAGATTCAAATAGTGCACCGTTGTCAAAAGGTTCAGAGGGCTCAAAAAATCAATCCTTCCGCTTATGTTAATGCCTTGATATACAACGAATTGCGTTATCAGAAAGCAAAATCAGACATTTCTTCCGGTAAGATTGAAACTTTTCGTTTTATTTATCGTCTTTTATGTAAAACATAAAAATATTATTGATTTATGATAAAAATGATATATATAACGATATGGCTATAAAGATTAACCTCGATTTGATGCTGGTGAAGAAAAAGATGTCACTTACCGAGTTGGCGTCACGTATAGGAATCTCGGTCACCAACCTTTCGCTTCTGAAAACGGGAAAGGTCAAAGGAATCCGATTCAGCACCCTCGAAGCAATCTGCCGCGAACTGGAATGTCAGCCCGGTGATATTTTGGAATATGAGCCGGATTTTGTCTGAATCCGGCATTTGCAGAAGAGTCTAAATAACATTTTCGGGAGTTACGACTATGGAAGAGAATAAGTACAAGCTGGCCGGTTACCTGGCAATCGTGCAAGCGATACTGTTTCCGGTTTCGATTGTCTTGGCAATTCTGGAAATGGTGGCAGCGAAAGAGCTCTTTAACATTAGAAGACCATTTATTGGTCCCACCGACCTGCTCATGGTAACTTTCACCGTAATTGCAGTCTACACATTGCTTAAGTTCCGCCAATTACTTCATGAGCGTTACCAGTACCACGACCTTGATCTTTTGATAATGATATCAATCTGGTGGGCGATAATGTTTCAAGCGATAGGATTGGGGCTTGCCATTATTACTTCGATTCTTTGGCCGGTTGACAAGGTTTTGTTTGTCCTGGTCTATCTGGTCTTTATGACTGGCGCCATGGTGACAATCGGCATTGTCGATATTCTGATTGCGGTTAAACTTCTCAGGATTAAAGAGAATTTTGGCGAATACATTCGCGCTTTTGCCTATATCACCATGGCGGCGGGAATCTGCGAAGTCACGGTTCTTCTCTCTCCGATGGCGCTGGTCATGGTACCGGTTTCCGCCATAGTCCTGGCGCTGATATTTTTCCGCGACCAGCAGGAAGTGGAGTTTGTGTAAGAACCCAGACCGTTCCGAATGACGGGATAATTCGGAGGTGATTATATGGATACA
This region includes:
- a CDS encoding bacteriohemerythrin — translated: MAFVKWVKDFSIEVVGIDNQHKRMVSMINRLHKSIPAGAVDSEIDLVLKSLVDYTQYHFAAEEELMQEIQFPDYQRHRRLHLDLTAQVTDMMVTLKHGKELTVFELITFLKRWLVEHIIKEDRKIGDAIAARVGNA
- a CDS encoding aconitate hydratase produces the protein MGKSLAHKIIESHLVSGEMKPGSEIGIKIDQVLVQDITGTQVFLHFEAIGIDRIGARLAVCYADHNVLQVKPENMEDHLYLQSAAKKFGVWYSKAANGIGHQIHLEHFAVPGETAVGADSHTPHCGGVGMIAIGAGGLDVAVAMGGGAYNFVMPRIVNIYLTGELKPWSSAKDVILEMLRRITIRGGLGNIYEFSGPGVKTLNAQQRVTITNMGTELGATTSLFPSDEITRDFFARIGRPGDWREMLSDKDAQYDDRMELDLSRIEPLVALPSLPDKVVPVSDVAGTKVEQVIVGSCTNGAYADLKAVAKIMKGKQVHPEVNFIIHPASRMALELLAEEGFLTDLLKAGVNVAEPTCGACIGTGHVPAPGTNSVRAINRNFRGRSGLKDDQVYLVSPETAAATAIAGVITDPRTMNLKAPESELPSRINQDNPNLVPPASVDEAARLEIRRGPNIVPAAPKDILQDQISGEILIKVEDDISTDHIMPASAEILAFRSNIPKISEFVFYRLDPTFSARAREKNGGFIVGGENYGQGSSREHAALAPMYLGIKGVIAKSFARIHHSNLINFGLLPLLFEDKKDYDRLSQGDILEISDCLDSVDRMNFTITNKSKGFSFKAKVNLTARQKELLKLGGLLTYTRKTGLKGK
- a CDS encoding bifunctional acetate--CoA ligase family protein/GNAT family N-acetyltransferase gives rise to the protein MAERINSLDRIFNPRRIALLGVTINPNSVGGKVLSNLVGGGFRGVVYPVNPESEAVLGIQCYPNVKSLPKVPDLAVICTPAEEVPQAVREAGQAGIRGVIIMSAGFKETGPVGRALEEQVSREAAKFDGMRIIGPNCLGFIVPGLKLNVSFASGMPRAGNVAFISQSGALCTSVLDWAIEGKIGFSHFISIGNTLDVGFGDLIDYFGEDINTKAIILYIESISFARRFMTAARAFARTKPILAYKAGRFPESAQVAASHTGAMASEDAVFDAAFQRVGVTRVYDIGEIFDCAELLGRNKVARGSRLGIITNAGGPGVMATDALIQEKGSLAVLADETIARLNETLPAAWSHRNPVDVLGDTNSKRIEKAMQIMLDDFGVDAALVILTPQAMTNPAATARVVGKLAMESKKPILAAWLGGGSMREGIQILIDSGVPTYQTPEQAVRAFMTLVEYGRNLEILYETPRDINIQFLADREKNREAFVAKHFGRNEILSEEVSKSLLESYGIATTRPLPAATSDDAVRIANKIGYPVVLKIFSPDITHKTDVGGVALNLDDEVMVRAAFEKIVAAAKSQRPQARIEGVTVQPMIDIRDSVELIAGIKKDPVFGTVMLVGMGGITAELLGDKSLGFPPLNERLARRMLESLKIWPLLNGYRGRPAVNIDELVEVLVRLSYLAADYPEIKELDINPLMASPQEIIALDARVVIDLEIFGKEIEPYSHLALRPYPEKYLKKINLKDGTEVTFRPIKPEDEPLWMALLASCSKETIYSRFRYSFHWNSHEVATRFCYIDYDREIAIVAETEEKGERKLLGVGRLIADPEHETVEYAVLIADAWQKKELGSMLTDYCMDVARKWKLKKIVAQTTADNRPMISVFEKRGFKIAIDPTDSTVEVEKEIA
- a CDS encoding T9SS type A sorting domain-containing protein, translated to MKSIVNVIAVCLLIVAFFSAASGGNLPSNLKPRLVDNESFINANSILMFITNRGLFGRDISGHFGYDYGTFYPYFSIAQIENGTEIKSPLFSGGLWLGGKVSGETRVAVAEFGTEFWPGPMEGNTYISDADTVTAFRVYKLYSDSMQSNPNTDYLEWPLSQGAPVDGSSNPLLLGNQTLFSVYNDANPSTHNLTAGSSAPLGIEVRQLTWASESTSRSRIIYLEYRLFNRSTENISDFYLSIFLDPDIGGTQDDLTGCDTLSGIIFSYNATNSDAVYGSAPPAIGVKMLYGPIISSMDDTAYFFGARLPGFKNLAFSSFISYPNGDDPQSAEESYNLMRGLRRNGLPLANGTKFSYPGDPVTGTGDLQTIAGNPHFVGTFGPIDFPAGDSQYVLVKLGIGQGSDRLSSLTDLRYILNLPDSLHSDIPDISHPLPEAFILEQNHPNPFNAETVIEFSIVRPGYLELAIYNLLGQKVAAPFEGIPARGVNRVSWNAHDYLGKPLPSGIYFYRLSSDEFSLTKKMILLR
- a CDS encoding helix-turn-helix transcriptional regulator, translated to MAIKINLDLMLVKKKMSLTELASRIGISVTNLSLLKTGKVKGIRFSTLEAICRELECQPGDILEYEPDFV
- a CDS encoding tRNA-binding protein, whose protein sequence is MEKSGTISWDDFARLELRAGTVVRVEDFPQAHKPAYKLWVDLGDLGIRQSSAQLTKLYKKEDLIGRQVIAVTNFAPKNIAGFKSELLVTGFVFDNGDVVLAQPERKVPNGSLLA